Proteins encoded in a region of the Ursus arctos isolate Adak ecotype North America unplaced genomic scaffold, UrsArc2.0 scaffold_2, whole genome shotgun sequence genome:
- the PBXIP1 gene encoding pre-B-cell leukemia transcription factor-interacting protein 1 isoform X2 — translation MASCPDSDNSWVLAGSESLPVETLGPESTVDAELESAPQALGSPSKTAVGELAGAEDGGETVFQGESAQSGPILPEKTEAEDDLEGNGCAGGPLGPGDTLVQGDSDEASVAAGLGPDTEDPEDQSPPGSLPSSPSAAWSREETRCSSSEDDTDMDVEGLRRRRGREPSAPQPVGPLGLEDQARGEGAGWELGISLNLCLLGALVLLGLGIFLCSGPVEEVEPVFPDTGLDTEVLDAAGDGQDGAPGPSDSVPSLQSMALLLDRLAKENQDIRLLQAQLQAQKEELQSLMQQPQELAEENARLRGALRRGESSQRALQSELQQLRARLQGLEADCVRGPDGVCSGWGTGPQGGRVAEERGPREQEPGPGFLEQKERLEAEARALRQELERQRQLLGSVQQDLEQSLRGAGRGDPARAGLTELGHRLAQKLQGLEKWGQHPGVRANASEARFQSSREGSGKEKWRDGPGDHSAEPWKHKKEGSGRERKKSWQGEEDRELAGRGKEEGKPREGERGSKKDGKRQGPKEPPRKSGSPRSSADRQKHPQWKEGAKDGHEPLPLWAGLSRHKYRAPQGCSGVHECARQEGLAFGVELVPVRHQELASLLTTYLARLPWAGQLTKELPLSPAYFGEDGIFRHDRLRFRDFVDALEDSLEEVAVRQTGDDDEVDDFESFIFSHFFGDKALKKRSGKKDRHLRNPGRG, via the exons ATGGCTTCCTGCCCAGACTCTGACAACAGCTGGGTGCTTGCCGGCTCGGAG AGCCTGCCCGTGGAGACCCTGGGCCCGGAATCCACGGTGGACGCAGAACTGGAGAGTGCTCCCCAGGCCCTCGGGAGCCCCTCCAAGACAGCTGTGGGAGAGTTAGCTGGGGCTGAGGACGGAGGAG AGACCGTCTTCCAGGGCGAAAGCGCCCAGTCTGGTCCCATTCTGCCAGAGAAGACTGAGGCTGAG GATGACCTGGAAGGCAATGGCTGTGCTGGGGGGCCCCTTGGCCCGGGAGACACACTGGTCCAGGGAGACTCGGACGAGGCCTCCGTGGCGGCAGGCCTGGGGCCGGACACAGAGGACCCGGAGGATCAGAGCCCCCCAGGTAGCCTGCCTTCATCGCCCAGCGCAG CGTGGTCCAGGGAGGAGACCCGCTGCTCCAGCAGCGAGGACGACACTGACATGGACGTGGAGGGTCTGCGGAGACGGCGGGGGCGGGAGCCTAGCGCCCCTCAGCCTGTGGGGCCCCTGGGCCTGGAGGACCAGGCCAGAGGCGAGGGTGCAGGCTGGGAGCTGGGCATCTCCCTCAACTTGTGCCTCCTTGGGGCCCTGGTTCTGCTGGGCCTGGGGATCTTCCTCTGCTCTG GGCCCGTGGAGGAAGTGGAACCGGTCTTCCCGGACACGGGGTTGGATACGGAGGTGCTGGACGCTGCGGGGGATGGGCAG GATGGGGCCCCGGGACCCTCTGACAGCGTCCCCAGCCTgcagagcatggccctgctgctGGACAGACTGGCCAAGGAGAACCAGGACATCCGGCTGCTGCAGGCCCAGCTGCAG GCCCAGAAGGAGGAGCTTCAGAGCCTGATGCAGCAGCCCCAAGAGCTGGCAGAGGAGAACGCCCGGCTGCGCGGGGCCCTGCGGCGGGGCGAGTCCTCCCAGCGCGCCCTGCAGTCAGAGCTACAGCAGCTGCGGGCCCGGCTGCAGGGGCTGGAGGCGGACTGCGTCCGGGGCCCTGACGGGGTGTGCTCCGGCTGGGGCACGGGCCCTCAGGGTGGCAGGGTTGCCGAGGAGCGAGGCCCCAGGGAGCAGGAGCCAGGGCCTGGCTTCCTGGAGCAGAAGGAACGGCTAGAGGCTGAGGCCCGGGCCTTGAGGCAAGAGCTGGAGAGGCAGCGACAGCTGCTGGGGTCTGTGCAGCAGGACCTGGAGCAGAGCTTGAGGGGCGCGGGCCGAGGGGACCCAGCGCGTGCTGGCCTGACCGAGCTGGGCCACAGACTGGCCCAGAAGCTACAGGGCCTGGAGAAATGGGGCCAGCACCCTGGGGTCCGTGCCAATGCCTCAGAGGCCCGCTTCCAGAGTTCCAGGGAAGGGAGTGGAAAGGAGAAGTGGCGGGATGGGCCGGGGGACCACAGCGCTGAGCCCTGGAAGCACAAGAAGGAGGGGTCtggcagggaaagaaagaagagctggCAGGGTGAGGAGGACAGGGAGCTGGccgggagggggaaggaggagggtaaGCCACGGGAGGGGGAGCGGGGCAGCAAGAAGGATGGCAAGCGACAGGGCCCCAAGGAGCCCCCTAGGAAGAGTGGGAGCCCGCGCTCCTCCGCGGACAGGCAGAAGCACCCTCAGTGGAAAGAGGGGGCTAAAGACGGGCATGAGCCCCTGCCACTGTGGGCAGGGCTGTCGAGGCACAAGTACCGGGCGCCCCAGGGCTGCTCAGGCGTGCACGAGTGTGCCCGGCAGGAGGGTCTGGCCTTTGGTGTGGAGCTGGTCCCGGTGCGGCATCAGGAGCTGGCCTCTCTGCTGACGACTTACTTGGCGCGGCTGCCCTGGGCCGGGCAGCTGACCAAGGAGCTGCCCCTCTCGCCTGCTTACTTCGGCGAGGACGGCATCTTCCGCCACGACCGCCTGCGCTTCCGGGACTTTGTGGATGCCTTGGAGGACagcctggaggaggtggctgtgAGACAGACTGGTGATGATGACGAGGTGGATGATTTTGAGAGTTTCATCTTTAGCCACTTTTTTGGAGACAAAGCACTGAAGAAGAG GTCAGGGAAGAAGGACAGACACTTGCGGAACCCGGGGAGGGGCTGA
- the PBXIP1 gene encoding pre-B-cell leukemia transcription factor-interacting protein 1 isoform X1 gives MASCPDSDNSWVLAGSESLPVETLGPESTVDAELESAPQALGSPSKTAVGELAGAEDGGETVFQGESAQSGPILPEKTEAEDDLEGNGCAGGPLGPGDTLVQGDSDEASVAAGLGPDTEDPEDQSPPGSLPSSPSAAWSREETRCSSSEDDTDMDVEGLRRRRGREPSAPQPVGPLGLEDQARGEGAGWELGISLNLCLLGALVLLGLGIFLCSGGLSEWDSGPVEEVEPVFPDTGLDTEVLDAAGDGQDGAPGPSDSVPSLQSMALLLDRLAKENQDIRLLQAQLQAQKEELQSLMQQPQELAEENARLRGALRRGESSQRALQSELQQLRARLQGLEADCVRGPDGVCSGWGTGPQGGRVAEERGPREQEPGPGFLEQKERLEAEARALRQELERQRQLLGSVQQDLEQSLRGAGRGDPARAGLTELGHRLAQKLQGLEKWGQHPGVRANASEARFQSSREGSGKEKWRDGPGDHSAEPWKHKKEGSGRERKKSWQGEEDRELAGRGKEEGKPREGERGSKKDGKRQGPKEPPRKSGSPRSSADRQKHPQWKEGAKDGHEPLPLWAGLSRHKYRAPQGCSGVHECARQEGLAFGVELVPVRHQELASLLTTYLARLPWAGQLTKELPLSPAYFGEDGIFRHDRLRFRDFVDALEDSLEEVAVRQTGDDDEVDDFESFIFSHFFGDKALKKRSGKKDRHLRNPGRG, from the exons ATGGCTTCCTGCCCAGACTCTGACAACAGCTGGGTGCTTGCCGGCTCGGAG AGCCTGCCCGTGGAGACCCTGGGCCCGGAATCCACGGTGGACGCAGAACTGGAGAGTGCTCCCCAGGCCCTCGGGAGCCCCTCCAAGACAGCTGTGGGAGAGTTAGCTGGGGCTGAGGACGGAGGAG AGACCGTCTTCCAGGGCGAAAGCGCCCAGTCTGGTCCCATTCTGCCAGAGAAGACTGAGGCTGAG GATGACCTGGAAGGCAATGGCTGTGCTGGGGGGCCCCTTGGCCCGGGAGACACACTGGTCCAGGGAGACTCGGACGAGGCCTCCGTGGCGGCAGGCCTGGGGCCGGACACAGAGGACCCGGAGGATCAGAGCCCCCCAGGTAGCCTGCCTTCATCGCCCAGCGCAG CGTGGTCCAGGGAGGAGACCCGCTGCTCCAGCAGCGAGGACGACACTGACATGGACGTGGAGGGTCTGCGGAGACGGCGGGGGCGGGAGCCTAGCGCCCCTCAGCCTGTGGGGCCCCTGGGCCTGGAGGACCAGGCCAGAGGCGAGGGTGCAGGCTGGGAGCTGGGCATCTCCCTCAACTTGTGCCTCCTTGGGGCCCTGGTTCTGCTGGGCCTGGGGATCTTCCTCTGCTCTG GTGGTCTGTCGGAGTGGGACAGTG GGCCCGTGGAGGAAGTGGAACCGGTCTTCCCGGACACGGGGTTGGATACGGAGGTGCTGGACGCTGCGGGGGATGGGCAG GATGGGGCCCCGGGACCCTCTGACAGCGTCCCCAGCCTgcagagcatggccctgctgctGGACAGACTGGCCAAGGAGAACCAGGACATCCGGCTGCTGCAGGCCCAGCTGCAG GCCCAGAAGGAGGAGCTTCAGAGCCTGATGCAGCAGCCCCAAGAGCTGGCAGAGGAGAACGCCCGGCTGCGCGGGGCCCTGCGGCGGGGCGAGTCCTCCCAGCGCGCCCTGCAGTCAGAGCTACAGCAGCTGCGGGCCCGGCTGCAGGGGCTGGAGGCGGACTGCGTCCGGGGCCCTGACGGGGTGTGCTCCGGCTGGGGCACGGGCCCTCAGGGTGGCAGGGTTGCCGAGGAGCGAGGCCCCAGGGAGCAGGAGCCAGGGCCTGGCTTCCTGGAGCAGAAGGAACGGCTAGAGGCTGAGGCCCGGGCCTTGAGGCAAGAGCTGGAGAGGCAGCGACAGCTGCTGGGGTCTGTGCAGCAGGACCTGGAGCAGAGCTTGAGGGGCGCGGGCCGAGGGGACCCAGCGCGTGCTGGCCTGACCGAGCTGGGCCACAGACTGGCCCAGAAGCTACAGGGCCTGGAGAAATGGGGCCAGCACCCTGGGGTCCGTGCCAATGCCTCAGAGGCCCGCTTCCAGAGTTCCAGGGAAGGGAGTGGAAAGGAGAAGTGGCGGGATGGGCCGGGGGACCACAGCGCTGAGCCCTGGAAGCACAAGAAGGAGGGGTCtggcagggaaagaaagaagagctggCAGGGTGAGGAGGACAGGGAGCTGGccgggagggggaaggaggagggtaaGCCACGGGAGGGGGAGCGGGGCAGCAAGAAGGATGGCAAGCGACAGGGCCCCAAGGAGCCCCCTAGGAAGAGTGGGAGCCCGCGCTCCTCCGCGGACAGGCAGAAGCACCCTCAGTGGAAAGAGGGGGCTAAAGACGGGCATGAGCCCCTGCCACTGTGGGCAGGGCTGTCGAGGCACAAGTACCGGGCGCCCCAGGGCTGCTCAGGCGTGCACGAGTGTGCCCGGCAGGAGGGTCTGGCCTTTGGTGTGGAGCTGGTCCCGGTGCGGCATCAGGAGCTGGCCTCTCTGCTGACGACTTACTTGGCGCGGCTGCCCTGGGCCGGGCAGCTGACCAAGGAGCTGCCCCTCTCGCCTGCTTACTTCGGCGAGGACGGCATCTTCCGCCACGACCGCCTGCGCTTCCGGGACTTTGTGGATGCCTTGGAGGACagcctggaggaggtggctgtgAGACAGACTGGTGATGATGACGAGGTGGATGATTTTGAGAGTTTCATCTTTAGCCACTTTTTTGGAGACAAAGCACTGAAGAAGAG GTCAGGGAAGAAGGACAGACACTTGCGGAACCCGGGGAGGGGCTGA